The Luteimonas sp. YGD11-2 genome has a window encoding:
- the ettA gene encoding energy-dependent translational throttle protein EttA — translation MSSQYIYTMNRVSKVVPPKRQIIKDISLSFFPGAKIGLLGLNGSGKSTVLRIMAGVDQDFEGEARPQPGTKVGYLAQEPELNPEHTVRQAVEEGVGEVLQAQARLEEVYAAYAEEGADFDALAKEQERLEAILAAGDAHTLENQLEVAADALRLPPWDAVIGKLSGGEKRRVALCRLLLQKPDMLLLDEPTNHLDAESVEWLEQFLARYTGTVVAVTHDRYFLDNAAEWILELDRGRGIPWKGNYTEWLTQKEDRLKQEDNQEKARQKAIQKELEWARQNAKGGRSKGKARLARIEELQSVDYQKRNETNEIFIPPGERLGNKVIEFRNVSKKFGDRLLIDDLSFMVPPGAIVGIIGPNGAGKSTLFKMITGQEQPDSGSIDIGPTVKLAYVDQSRDALTGNHNVFQEVSGGLDILNINGIEIQSRAYIGRFNFKGQDQQKLVGTLSGGERGRLHMAKTLLQGGNVLLLDEPSNDLDIETLRALEDALLEFPGNTFVISHDRWFLDRIATHILAFEGNSHVEFFQGNYREYEEDKKRRMGDDAGPKRLRFKALK, via the coding sequence ATGTCCTCGCAATACATCTACACCATGAACCGCGTGTCCAAGGTGGTTCCGCCCAAGCGGCAGATCATCAAGGACATCTCGCTGTCGTTCTTCCCGGGCGCCAAGATCGGCCTGCTCGGCCTCAACGGTTCCGGCAAGTCCACGGTGCTGCGGATCATGGCCGGCGTCGACCAGGACTTCGAGGGCGAGGCACGCCCGCAGCCCGGCACCAAGGTCGGCTACCTCGCGCAGGAACCGGAATTGAACCCCGAGCACACCGTGCGCCAGGCGGTCGAGGAAGGCGTGGGTGAAGTGCTGCAGGCGCAGGCGCGCCTGGAAGAGGTGTATGCCGCCTACGCCGAGGAAGGCGCGGATTTCGACGCGCTGGCCAAGGAGCAGGAGCGCCTGGAGGCGATCCTCGCCGCCGGTGACGCGCATACGCTGGAGAACCAGCTGGAAGTCGCCGCCGACGCGCTGCGCCTGCCGCCGTGGGATGCGGTGATCGGCAAGCTGTCGGGTGGCGAGAAGCGCCGCGTCGCGCTGTGCCGCCTGCTGCTGCAGAAGCCGGACATGCTGCTGCTCGACGAGCCCACCAACCATCTCGACGCCGAATCGGTGGAGTGGCTGGAGCAGTTCCTCGCGCGCTACACCGGCACCGTGGTCGCCGTCACCCATGACCGCTACTTCCTCGACAACGCCGCCGAGTGGATCCTCGAACTCGACCGCGGCCGCGGGATTCCGTGGAAGGGCAACTACACCGAGTGGCTGACGCAGAAGGAAGACCGCCTCAAGCAGGAAGACAACCAGGAAAAGGCGCGCCAGAAGGCGATCCAGAAGGAGCTCGAGTGGGCGCGGCAGAACGCCAAGGGCGGCCGCTCCAAGGGCAAGGCGCGTCTCGCCCGCATCGAGGAACTGCAGTCGGTCGATTACCAGAAGCGCAACGAGACCAACGAGATCTTCATCCCGCCGGGCGAGCGCCTGGGCAACAAGGTGATCGAGTTCAGGAACGTCTCGAAGAAGTTCGGCGACCGCCTGCTGATCGACGATCTGAGCTTCATGGTGCCGCCGGGTGCGATCGTCGGCATCATCGGGCCGAACGGCGCCGGCAAGTCGACGCTGTTCAAGATGATCACCGGGCAGGAACAGCCGGATTCGGGCTCGATCGACATCGGCCCGACCGTGAAGCTGGCCTACGTCGACCAGAGCCGCGATGCGCTGACGGGCAACCACAACGTGTTCCAGGAAGTCTCCGGCGGCCTCGACATCCTCAACATCAACGGTATCGAGATCCAGTCGCGCGCCTATATCGGGCGCTTCAACTTCAAAGGCCAGGACCAGCAGAAGCTGGTGGGCACGCTGTCGGGTGGTGAGCGCGGCCGCCTGCACATGGCCAAGACCCTGCTGCAGGGCGGCAACGTGCTGCTGCTCGACGAACCGTCCAACGACCTCGACATCGAGACCCTGCGTGCGCTCGAGGACGCGCTGCTGGAGTTCCCGGGCAACACCTTCGTGATCTCCCATGACCGCTGGTTCCTGGACCGCATCGCCACCCACATCCTCGCGTTCGAAGGCAACAGCCACGTGGAGTTCTTCCAGGGCAACTACCGCGAGTACGAGGAAGACAAGAAGCGCCGCATGGGCGACGACGCCGGCCCGAAGCGCCTGCGGTTCAAGGCCCTGAAGTGA
- the pyrF gene encoding orotidine-5'-phosphate decarboxylase, protein MGFMQQLRQRWATSGSLVCVGLDPEPAKFPAKFSGDPDAVFAFCRDIADATAEFACAFKPQIAHFAALGAEDALQRLIAHLHAAHPGVPVILDAKRGDIGSTAQRYAVEAFQRYDADAVTVNPYLGRDSVQPFLDHAERGVVILCRTSNPGAGDLQDLDVGGRPLYQHVAGTIARDWNAHGNCALVVGATWPAQLAEVRAIVGDMPLLVPGVGAQGGDAEAVVRNAKSADGTGLLVSSSRAILYASSGDDYADAAADAARALRDTLDAAR, encoded by the coding sequence ATGGGTTTCATGCAGCAGCTCCGGCAACGCTGGGCCACGTCGGGTTCGCTGGTGTGTGTGGGGCTGGATCCCGAGCCCGCGAAGTTCCCCGCGAAGTTCAGCGGCGATCCCGATGCGGTGTTCGCGTTCTGCCGTGATATCGCCGATGCCACCGCGGAATTCGCCTGCGCGTTCAAGCCGCAGATCGCGCATTTCGCCGCGCTCGGCGCCGAGGACGCGCTGCAACGGCTGATCGCCCATCTGCATGCCGCGCACCCCGGGGTGCCGGTGATCCTCGATGCCAAGCGCGGCGATATCGGCAGCACCGCGCAGCGCTATGCGGTCGAGGCGTTCCAGCGCTACGACGCCGATGCGGTGACCGTGAACCCGTACCTCGGCCGCGACTCGGTGCAGCCGTTCCTGGACCACGCCGAGCGTGGCGTGGTGATCCTGTGCCGCACCTCCAACCCCGGTGCCGGCGACCTGCAGGATCTCGACGTGGGTGGCCGCCCGCTGTACCAGCACGTGGCCGGAACCATCGCCCGTGACTGGAACGCGCACGGCAACTGCGCGCTGGTGGTGGGTGCCACCTGGCCTGCCCAGCTGGCCGAGGTGCGCGCGATCGTCGGCGACATGCCCCTGCTGGTGCCGGGTGTCGGCGCCCAGGGTGGCGACGCCGAAGCGGTGGTGCGCAATGCGAAGAGCGCCGACGGCACCGGCCTGCTGGTGAGTTCGTCGCGCGCGATCCTGTACGCGTCGTCCGGCGACGATTACGCGGACGCCGCGGCCGACGCCGCACGCGCGTTGCGCGACACCCTCGACGCCGCGCGCTGA
- a CDS encoding gluconokinase, GntK/IdnK-type — protein MNTTASAARPVLVITMGVSGCGKSTLAAGLAVEFGLRLLEADDFHPPTNVARMRAGEPLSDAMREPWIAAMCATLRGHRQRDESCVLAFSGLRRAHRQRFRELGYPTLFLHLVGDPAVIRARLQARSGHFAPPGLLHSQLEALERPMDEADVVAIDVTSGCGPMHPQAIAAVRAFIAGVRSAGAARD, from the coding sequence ATGAACACGACCGCGTCCGCCGCGAGGCCGGTGCTCGTCATCACGATGGGCGTGAGCGGTTGCGGCAAGTCGACGCTGGCAGCAGGCCTTGCCGTCGAATTCGGGTTGCGGCTGCTCGAGGCCGACGATTTCCACCCGCCCACGAACGTGGCGCGCATGCGTGCCGGCGAACCGTTGAGCGATGCCATGCGCGAACCGTGGATCGCCGCGATGTGCGCGACCCTGCGCGGGCACCGGCAGCGCGACGAGAGCTGCGTACTGGCCTTTTCCGGGCTGCGTCGCGCCCATCGCCAGCGCTTCCGCGAGCTGGGCTACCCGACGCTGTTCCTGCATCTGGTCGGCGACCCGGCGGTCATCCGCGCCCGCCTGCAGGCCCGCAGCGGTCACTTCGCGCCACCCGGCCTGCTGCACAGCCAGCTGGAGGCGCTGGAACGCCCGATGGACGAGGCGGATGTCGTGGCCATCGACGTCACGTCCGGGTGCGGCCCGATGCATCCACAGGCCATCGCTGCCGTGCGGGCGTTCATCGCCGGCGTCAGGAGCGCGGGCGCCGCCCGGGACTGA
- the pncB gene encoding nicotinate phosphoribosyltransferase → MPVIQSLLDTDLYKFTMMQAVLHQYPAAQAEYRFRCRTPGVDLARHLDAISAGIDALCALRLQPDELDYLRGLRFIKPDFVDFLALFRFDRKYVDLRASATMPGEIELTISGPWLHTILFEVPLLAIINEVYFRDSHGAPDVAEGMRRLQAKIGRINDAVGYEDCRITDFGTRRRYSRAWHEALVPHLVDGLGAKFAGTSNVDLARRHGLVAQGTMAHEWLQAFQALGPRLRDSQAAAFDAWAKEYRGDLGIALTDVIGLDAFLRDFDLYFCKLFDGMRHDSGDPVDWGERLIAHLEAHRIDPRTRTLVFSDGLDIERVMQLYAHFHGRCRMSFGVGTNLTNDLGPTPLSIVIKMVRCNGQPVAKLSDSPGKTMCDDPAYLAYLRQVFDVPQR, encoded by the coding sequence ATGCCCGTCATCCAGTCGCTGCTCGACACCGATCTCTACAAGTTCACGATGATGCAGGCGGTGCTGCACCAGTACCCGGCCGCGCAGGCCGAGTACCGCTTCCGCTGCCGGACCCCCGGCGTGGACCTCGCCCGCCACCTCGATGCGATCTCGGCCGGGATCGATGCGTTGTGCGCGCTGCGCCTGCAGCCCGACGAGCTCGACTACCTGCGCGGCCTGCGCTTCATCAAGCCGGACTTCGTCGACTTCCTCGCCCTGTTCCGCTTCGACCGCAAGTACGTCGACCTGCGGGCCTCGGCCACCATGCCGGGCGAGATCGAACTGACGATCAGCGGGCCGTGGCTGCACACCATCCTGTTCGAGGTGCCGCTGCTGGCGATCATCAACGAGGTGTATTTCCGCGACAGCCACGGCGCACCGGACGTGGCCGAGGGCATGCGCCGGCTGCAGGCCAAGATCGGACGCATCAACGACGCGGTCGGCTACGAGGACTGCCGCATCACCGATTTCGGCACCCGCCGGCGGTACTCGCGTGCCTGGCACGAGGCGCTGGTCCCGCACCTGGTGGATGGCCTTGGCGCGAAGTTCGCCGGCACCAGCAATGTCGACCTTGCCCGTCGCCACGGGCTGGTGGCGCAGGGCACGATGGCGCACGAATGGCTGCAGGCCTTCCAGGCACTCGGGCCGCGGCTGCGCGATTCGCAGGCCGCGGCGTTCGATGCCTGGGCGAAGGAATACCGTGGCGACCTCGGCATCGCACTGACCGACGTCATCGGCCTGGATGCCTTCCTGCGCGATTTCGACCTGTACTTCTGCAAGCTGTTCGACGGCATGCGCCACGATTCCGGCGATCCGGTGGACTGGGGCGAGCGCCTGATCGCGCATCTGGAAGCGCATCGCATCGACCCGCGCACCCGCACGCTGGTGTTCAGCGATGGCCTCGACATCGAACGCGTGATGCAGCTGTACGCGCATTTCCATGGCCGCTGCCGGATGTCGTTCGGGGTCGGCACCAACCTCACCAACGACCTCGGCCCGACGCCGCTGTCGATCGTGATCAAGATGGTCCGCTGCAACGGCCAGCCGGTGGCCAAGCTCAGCGATTCGCCGGGCAAGACCATGTGCGACGACCCCGCCTACCTCGCCTACCTGCGGCAGGTGTTCGACGTGCCCCAGCGATGA
- a CDS encoding glycosyltransferase family 2 protein, with translation MTHASATTTDGIAAVVVSYNSASTIDDCLTRLRAADGVTEIRIVDNNSQDATVALVQRHASADARVRFIANPDNPGFSVACNQGAAASDAPWLAFVNPDCLPDADALARLRAHAAAHDGPVLLGGDLVDEAGVRDGAARRRDPDFGAMLRSAAARQLDVPVDDGTALQDVDAISGALMLMPRALFRRIGGFDSGYRLHAEDLDLCRRARMAGAAVRVANDVRVVHVRGVSSRSRPVFVEWHKHRGLWRYFRRFEAPRRSLPERGAVWAAIWLRFPLAVLRQLRR, from the coding sequence ATGACGCACGCCAGTGCCACCACCACCGACGGCATCGCCGCGGTGGTGGTCAGCTACAACAGCGCCTCGACCATCGATGACTGCCTGACGCGCCTGCGCGCGGCCGATGGCGTCACCGAGATCCGCATCGTCGACAACAACTCGCAGGATGCGACCGTCGCCCTCGTGCAGCGCCATGCCAGCGCCGATGCGCGCGTGCGTTTCATCGCCAACCCGGACAACCCGGGGTTCTCGGTGGCCTGCAACCAGGGCGCCGCGGCCAGCGACGCGCCGTGGCTGGCCTTCGTCAATCCGGACTGCCTGCCCGATGCCGATGCACTGGCGCGGCTGCGCGCGCATGCCGCCGCGCACGACGGCCCGGTGCTGCTGGGCGGCGACCTGGTCGACGAGGCCGGCGTGCGCGATGGCGCCGCGCGCAGGCGCGATCCCGACTTCGGCGCGATGCTGCGCTCGGCGGCGGCACGACAGCTGGACGTGCCGGTCGACGATGGCACCGCGTTGCAGGACGTCGATGCGATCTCCGGTGCGCTGATGCTGATGCCGCGCGCGCTGTTCCGCCGTATCGGCGGCTTCGACAGCGGCTATCGCCTGCATGCCGAGGATCTCGACCTGTGCCGGCGCGCGCGCATGGCGGGGGCCGCGGTGCGGGTCGCCAATGACGTGCGGGTCGTGCATGTGCGCGGGGTGTCCAGCCGCTCGCGGCCGGTGTTCGTGGAATGGCACAAGCACCGCGGCCTGTGGCGCTATTTCCGGCGTTTCGAGGCGCCACGACGCAGCCTGCCGGAGCGCGGCGCGGTGTGGGCGGCGATCTGGCTGCGCTTCCCGCTGGCGGTGCTGCGGCAGCTGCGCCGGTAG
- the gspD gene encoding type II secretion system secretin GspD yields MFRLRPFALALLLGLLTGCASIAVPEIRRDAQPMVAPGEVEREALDEAEAGPRAQVRRGTQQTINRAAAAQPLPNLSATSGEATFNFEGESVHAVVKAVLGDMLGQNYVIAPEVQGTVTLATPRPVGASQALSLLEMVLGWNNARMIYSDGRYNIVPADTAMATGAVAPRTGSAAGARGFEARTVQLQYISATEMEKILEPYARPNSIVNVDNGRNVITVAGTRAELENYLRTIEIFDVDWLAGMSVGVFPLESGRATQVVGDLEKVFGEDSGSPVAGMFRFLPLDGANAVMVITSQPAYLDEIQRWLERIDTAGGESRLFSYELKYIKAAELAERLAQVFGASSGGSGDTGGSASLMPGTTQTRIGSQDDSRRDDTSMSSGNDRFGGGAGTGGGFQGEMSLNPASQGNTSVMLEVEGSRVGVSAVDETNTLLVRATASAWKSIREVVERLDVMPMQVHIEAQVAEVLLTGDLRYGVNWFFERAVTDAGLPSAVGRTTWSGLAGNVSGTTQGGVGPGLGWTFLGRNAAAVLSALDQVTDVRLLQTPSVFVRNNAEATLNVGSRIPVASVSVNPVFGGGDNAISQVQYIDTGIILTVRPRVTRDGTVFLDIVQEVSTPGDEPDQYGNVRINTRRMKTEAAVQAGDTVMLAGLISDQNTRGSTGFPGLSRIPVVGGLFGQQRIASERSEVIILLTPTIVRDPNEARRLTDEYGRRFRALDPMRQQQADEAGRAADRVE; encoded by the coding sequence ATGTTCCGTCTGCGCCCCTTCGCGCTCGCACTGCTGCTCGGCCTGCTCACCGGCTGCGCCTCGATCGCGGTGCCGGAGATCCGCCGCGATGCCCAGCCGATGGTGGCGCCGGGCGAGGTCGAGCGCGAAGCACTCGACGAGGCGGAAGCCGGCCCGCGCGCGCAGGTGCGCCGCGGCACCCAGCAGACCATCAACCGCGCCGCCGCCGCGCAGCCGCTGCCCAACCTCAGCGCCACCAGCGGAGAGGCCACCTTCAACTTCGAGGGCGAATCCGTGCACGCCGTGGTCAAGGCGGTGCTCGGCGACATGCTGGGCCAGAACTACGTGATCGCCCCGGAAGTGCAGGGCACGGTGACGCTGGCCACGCCGCGTCCGGTCGGCGCCTCGCAGGCGCTGAGCCTGCTGGAGATGGTGCTGGGCTGGAACAACGCGCGGATGATCTACAGCGACGGCCGCTACAACATCGTGCCTGCCGATACCGCGATGGCCACCGGCGCGGTCGCCCCGCGCACCGGCAGCGCGGCGGGCGCGCGCGGCTTCGAGGCGCGCACGGTGCAGCTGCAGTACATCTCCGCCACCGAGATGGAGAAGATCCTCGAGCCCTACGCGCGGCCGAATTCGATCGTCAACGTCGACAACGGCCGCAACGTGATCACCGTGGCCGGCACCCGCGCCGAGCTCGAGAACTACCTGCGCACGATCGAGATCTTCGATGTCGACTGGCTGGCCGGGATGTCGGTGGGCGTGTTCCCGCTGGAATCCGGCCGCGCCACCCAGGTGGTCGGTGACCTCGAGAAGGTGTTCGGCGAGGACAGCGGCTCGCCGGTGGCCGGCATGTTCCGCTTCCTGCCGCTGGACGGGGCCAACGCGGTGATGGTGATCACCTCACAGCCGGCCTACCTCGACGAGATCCAGCGCTGGCTGGAGCGCATCGACACCGCCGGCGGCGAGTCGCGGCTGTTCTCCTACGAACTCAAGTACATCAAGGCGGCGGAGCTGGCCGAGCGGCTGGCGCAGGTGTTCGGAGCATCGTCGGGTGGTTCGGGCGATACCGGGGGCAGTGCGTCGCTGATGCCGGGCACCACGCAGACGCGCATCGGCAGCCAGGACGACAGCCGCCGCGACGACACGTCGATGAGTAGCGGCAACGACCGTTTCGGTGGCGGCGCCGGCACCGGCGGAGGCTTCCAGGGCGAGATGTCGCTCAACCCGGCCAGCCAGGGCAATACCAGCGTGATGCTGGAAGTCGAGGGGTCGCGGGTCGGTGTGTCCGCGGTGGACGAGACCAACACCCTGCTGGTACGTGCGACGGCCTCGGCGTGGAAGTCGATCCGCGAGGTGGTGGAGCGGCTCGACGTGATGCCGATGCAGGTGCATATCGAGGCGCAGGTGGCCGAGGTGCTGCTCACCGGCGACCTGCGCTACGGCGTGAACTGGTTCTTCGAGCGCGCCGTGACCGACGCCGGCCTGCCCAGCGCGGTGGGACGTACGACCTGGAGTGGCCTGGCCGGCAATGTCAGCGGCACCACCCAGGGCGGCGTTGGCCCCGGGCTGGGCTGGACCTTCCTCGGCCGCAATGCCGCGGCGGTGCTGTCGGCGCTCGACCAGGTCACCGACGTGCGCCTGCTGCAGACGCCATCGGTGTTCGTGCGCAACAACGCCGAGGCCACGCTCAACGTCGGTAGTCGCATCCCGGTGGCCTCGGTCAGCGTCAACCCGGTGTTCGGCGGCGGCGACAACGCCATCAGCCAGGTGCAGTACATCGATACCGGCATCATCCTCACCGTGCGCCCGCGGGTGACCCGCGACGGCACCGTGTTCCTCGACATCGTGCAGGAAGTGAGCACCCCCGGCGACGAGCCCGACCAGTACGGCAACGTGCGCATCAATACCCGGCGCATGAAGACCGAAGCCGCGGTGCAGGCCGGCGACACGGTGATGCTGGCCGGCCTGATCAGCGACCAGAACACCCGCGGCTCCACCGGCTTCCCGGGGCTGAGCCGCATCCCGGTGGTGGGCGGGCTGTTCGGCCAGCAGCGCATCGCCAGCGAGCGCAGCGAGGTGATCATCCTGCTGACCCCGACCATCGTGCGCGATCCCAACGAGGCGCGCCGCCTCACCGACGAGTACGGCCGCCGCTTCCGCGCGCTCGATCCGATGCGCCAGCAGCAGGCGGACGAGGCCGGCCGGGCCGCCGACCGGGTCGAGTGA
- a CDS encoding general secretion pathway protein GspN, with protein sequence MRLEHVGTSTGVLAALALWAVLLWLLALGGLGSRVGALADDASLLQPLPQAGEPAAERLGPLPQYAAIGERPLFADDRRHRPFVLDGGTGETGAPDFDVVLTSVLITPSLQMAIVQPREGGDALRVRVGDAPRGFGNWALRSVSPRAAVFAGPDGERVLELRVYDGQGGQPPTPSTAVTPPAVAAMPVQPVPPPARTRAQARQQAQQARDAAQPAQAAQPPQAGAVEAGDSPPRDADPTPASQAEAIRRRIEARRARLQAERATRPAEPVESPQ encoded by the coding sequence ATGCGCCTTGAGCACGTGGGCACCTCGACCGGCGTGCTCGCGGCGCTTGCGCTTTGGGCGGTGCTGCTGTGGCTGCTGGCGCTCGGCGGGCTCGGCAGCCGCGTCGGCGCACTGGCCGATGACGCCTCGCTGCTGCAGCCGTTGCCGCAGGCCGGCGAGCCCGCGGCCGAGCGCCTCGGCCCGCTGCCGCAGTACGCGGCCATCGGCGAGCGGCCGCTGTTCGCCGATGACCGTCGCCATCGCCCGTTCGTGCTGGATGGCGGCACCGGGGAGACCGGCGCACCGGATTTCGACGTCGTGCTGACCAGCGTGCTGATCACCCCATCGCTGCAGATGGCGATCGTGCAGCCCCGCGAGGGCGGTGATGCGTTGCGCGTGCGCGTCGGCGATGCGCCGCGCGGATTCGGCAACTGGGCGCTGCGCTCGGTGTCGCCGCGTGCGGCGGTGTTCGCCGGTCCCGATGGCGAGCGCGTGCTGGAACTGCGCGTCTATGACGGCCAGGGCGGGCAGCCGCCGACGCCTTCGACTGCCGTCACGCCACCGGCCGTGGCCGCGATGCCGGTGCAGCCTGTACCGCCGCCCGCGCGCACCCGCGCACAGGCCCGACAGCAGGCGCAGCAGGCCCGGGACGCGGCACAGCCCGCGCAGGCCGCGCAACCTCCGCAGGCGGGCGCGGTGGAGGCCGGCGACAGCCCGCCGCGCGACGCCGACCCCACCCCGGCCAGCCAGGCCGAAGCCATCCGCCGCCGCATCGAGGCGCGCCGCGCGCGCCTGCAGGCCGAACGGGCCACCCGGCCCGCAGAACCCGTAGAGTCCCCGCAATGA
- the gspM gene encoding type II secretion system protein GspM yields MRAAEVRPRDRWLALGLLVAVLALAYLVLVHPWWTRPMREAGARIESLQQRELRARTVLQQAPQVEARAIELAERYARTPGFLPERSPELATAFLVQRLESAVAEASPGNRSCAIVNRSPMQLPGQDARFPRVVVQARIRCGAPELAALLHALESGAPRLFVDNLNVLSQRHFLAAEAPGQGVGLDVSFDLYGFLQPAEAADAP; encoded by the coding sequence ATGCGGGCGGCTGAGGTGCGGCCGCGCGATCGCTGGCTGGCGCTGGGCCTGCTGGTCGCGGTGCTGGCGCTGGCCTACCTGGTGCTGGTGCATCCGTGGTGGACGCGGCCGATGCGCGAGGCCGGGGCGCGGATCGAATCGCTGCAGCAGCGCGAGCTGCGCGCACGCACGGTGCTGCAGCAGGCGCCGCAGGTCGAGGCGCGCGCGATCGAGCTGGCCGAACGCTACGCGCGCACGCCCGGGTTCCTGCCCGAGCGCAGCCCGGAACTGGCCACTGCGTTCCTGGTGCAGCGGCTGGAATCGGCGGTGGCCGAGGCCAGCCCGGGCAATCGCAGCTGCGCGATCGTCAACCGCTCGCCGATGCAGCTGCCGGGGCAGGACGCCCGCTTCCCGCGGGTGGTGGTGCAGGCACGGATCCGCTGTGGCGCACCGGAGCTCGCCGCGCTGCTGCATGCGCTTGAAAGCGGTGCGCCGCGGCTGTTCGTGGACAACCTCAACGTGCTGTCGCAGCGGCATTTCCTTGCGGCGGAAGCGCCCGGCCAGGGCGTCGGCCTCGACGTGAGTTTCGACCTGTACGGCTTCCTGCAGCCCGCGGAGGCCGCCGATGCGCCTTGA
- a CDS encoding PilN domain-containing protein yields the protein MSPAPATSRAAFAGRIGPRLLAAWRWWTAALLAWLPLRLRERLGLLPQRLLLHPQGADLAIALERAGEARALAVLPWQDDDSNAAAVLARVLAPQLADLPRWLVLPAGSGLRRTLRLPAAAAERLRDVVSFEIDRQTPFSAQTAVFDAQVIALRDDGQLDAELIVVPRRTLDDALAALGPVADTLAGVDLDDGSGQALGIDLLPAGRRLHRADPRRRWNLLLAAIALCALVAGMWQVLDNRRAAADAFEDASRPVIAQARAASAQRQRLTGLIEGMQYLETQRAARPTMVEILDELSQRLPDSTYLEKLAVENDRLLLIGLSSEASALVGQLEGSPLWRSPALTGALQPDPRSRRDRFTLTASLAVSDVATTAAPPARGGPDAGG from the coding sequence ATGTCGCCCGCGCCCGCGACCTCGCGCGCGGCGTTCGCTGGAAGGATCGGCCCACGCCTGCTTGCGGCGTGGCGGTGGTGGACCGCGGCACTGCTGGCGTGGCTGCCATTGCGCCTGCGCGAGCGGCTCGGCCTGCTGCCGCAGCGCCTGCTGCTGCACCCGCAGGGTGCCGATCTCGCGATCGCGCTGGAACGTGCCGGTGAGGCGCGCGCGCTGGCCGTGCTGCCCTGGCAGGACGACGACAGCAATGCCGCCGCGGTGCTGGCACGCGTGCTCGCACCGCAGCTTGCGGACCTGCCGCGCTGGCTGGTGCTGCCGGCCGGCAGTGGCCTGCGACGCACGCTGCGCCTGCCCGCTGCCGCGGCGGAGCGGCTGCGCGACGTGGTCTCGTTCGAGATCGACCGCCAGACTCCCTTCTCCGCGCAGACCGCGGTGTTCGATGCCCAAGTGATCGCGCTGCGCGACGACGGCCAGCTGGATGCCGAGCTGATCGTGGTGCCGCGGCGCACGCTCGACGACGCGCTTGCGGCGCTGGGCCCGGTTGCCGACACCCTCGCGGGCGTCGACCTCGATGACGGCAGCGGCCAGGCGCTGGGCATCGACCTGCTGCCCGCCGGGCGCAGGCTGCACCGCGCGGATCCGCGGCGGCGCTGGAACCTGCTGCTGGCGGCGATCGCGCTGTGCGCGCTGGTGGCCGGGATGTGGCAGGTCCTGGACAACCGCCGCGCGGCGGCCGATGCATTCGAGGACGCGTCGCGCCCGGTGATCGCGCAGGCGCGTGCGGCCTCGGCCCAGCGCCAGCGCCTGACCGGTCTGATCGAAGGCATGCAGTACCTGGAGACGCAACGCGCGGCGCGCCCGACGATGGTCGAGATCCTCGACGAGCTCAGCCAGCGGCTGCCCGACAGCACCTATCTGGAGAAGCTCGCGGTCGAGAACGACCGCCTGCTGCTGATCGGCCTGAGCAGCGAGGCCTCCGCGCTGGTCGGGCAGCTGGAAGGCTCGCCGCTGTGGCGGTCGCCGGCGCTGACCGGCGCGTTGCAGCCCGATCCGCGCAGCCGCCGTGACCGCTTCACGCTGACGGCCTCGCTGGCGGTCAGTGACGTGGCGACGACCGCCGCGCCGCCGGCACGCGGAGGCCCCGATGCGGGCGGCTGA